Proteins from a genomic interval of Uloborus diversus isolate 005 chromosome 4, Udiv.v.3.1, whole genome shotgun sequence:
- the LOC129221488 gene encoding ras-related protein Rab-11A-like, which yields MVTKDDEYDYLFKVVLIGDSGVGKTNLLSRFTRNEFSLESKSTIGVEFATRSIQVDGKTVKAQIWDTAGQERYRAITSAYYRGAVGALLVYDIAKHLTYENVERWLKELQDHADQNIVIMLVGNKSDLRHLRAVPTDEARAFAEKNNLSFIETSALDTTNVEAAFQQILTEIYRIISQKQIRNDADNDPSPGGENIKPISIPPTDSPDMRKKPCCQA from the exons ATGGTCACCAAAGATGATGAATATGATTACCTATTTAAAG tggTGCTGATTGGAGATTCTGGTGTAGGAAAGACAAACCTGTTGTCAAGATTCACAAGAAATGAATTCAGTTTAGAAAGTAAAAGCACAATTGGTGTGGAATTTGCAACTAGGAGTATTCAAGTTGATGGCAAAACTGTTAAAGCTCAAATATGGGATACTGCTGGACAGGAACGGTATCGTGCGATTACCAGTGC CTATTATCGTGGAGCTGTTGGTGCTTTGTTGGTATATGACATAGCGAAACACCTCACTTATGAGAACGTAGAACGCTGGCTGAAAGAACTTCAAGATCATGCTGACCAGAATATTGTGATTATGTTAGTAGGTAATAAAAGTGATTTGCGACATTTGCGTGCAGTTCCTACAGATGAAGCTAGAGCCTTTGCAG AGAAAAACAACTTATCATTTATTGAAACCTCTGCCTTGGATACAACAAATGTAGAAGCTGCTTTCCAACAAATTTTAACAG AAATCTATCGTATTATATCGCAGAAGCAAATTCGAAACGACGCAGATAATGATCCATCACCTGGTGGCGAGAATATTAAGCCTATTAGCATTCCACCAACAGACAGTCCAGATATGCGCAAAAAACCATGTTGTCAAGCATAG